In Phycisphaerae bacterium RAS2, the DNA window TCGACAGGTGAACTCGCCACGAGCCAGCCGTAATCCAGAACGAGCGTTCGCGGCCAGATCGCCAGCATGAGGTAATGCAGCAGCACGCCGGGCTGGGATCGAAAATACCCAAGGGCGGAGACCTCGTTCAGGCCGAACCCAACGGACTCCGACCGCGGCCCGGTCGCCATGAGGGCTATCAAAAGGAACCAGCACGCCGCCAGCCCCAGATAAAGGCTCCATCGCTTCAACAATGCGACGCGATACGATCGCGCGAAGAGCAATGCATCAACCAGAAGCGTTGTAACGGGAGCCGTCGCCATGACTTCCTTCGTTCCCATTCCCATCGCGCAGGCCACCACCGCGCAAACGGTCCAGCCCGAAAAGCGGCCAGCGTGCATCGAACGGATCGAGCAATAAAGCGTGACCAGATAGAACAGCCCCACGAGCGACTCGCTTCGCTGGATGATGTAGGTCACTGCCTGCGTCTGAAGCGGATGCACAACCCATAGACCAGCGGTCGCCAGCGCCAGCGTCCACGCGGAACCTGCGAATCGATCCCGCAACACCGGCGATTGCAAAGAACGGCGAACGACGCCGAACAGCGCCAGGGCGGCGAGCAGGTGAATGACGAGATTGACGGCGTGATAGCCGCGACCGTCGTACTCGAACAACGAGTAGGTCAAGGCGAACGAGGCGGCCGTGATCGGGCGTCCGGCAAGTGATGATTGCGGCGGGGCGCCGAAAGCCGTCCGCAGCGATCGGATATAGCTGTTTTGCTGGATGGCGTGAAAGTCATCGTAGATGTACGCGCCCTGAAAACAATTGGAGTAAGCCAGCACACCGACGAGGCAAATGGCAAGCGGACCGCCGATGCGCCGCCAAGCGGGGAGGTCCGAGCGTGCTGCCGACGCGGCGAGAGACGTTTTCGTTGACGCGCTGCGGGACCGGGGCATCGCGTCACACCATGCTGGAGTGTTTCTCGAATCGAAGCTTGCCGGACGGCTGATCGACCGGCATTGGATAGCGGCCGCTGAAACAGGCCGTGCAATAATGGCCCGCCGCTTGTTTGGCGCAGGACAACATGCCGTCGAGAGACAAATACGCAAGCGAATCCACTTCGAGGTACTGGCGAATCTGCTCGATCTCGCGATCCGTCGCGATTAACTCGCGCTGATCGGGGAAATCGATGCCGTAGTAGCACGGATGGCGAATCGGCGGGCTGGCGACGCGCAGGTGAATCGCCTTTGCCCCGGCCCGGCGAAGCGCCCCCATCTTGCCGCGCGTCGTCGTGCCGCGAACCACCGAGTCTTCTACGACGACCAGCCGCTTTCCGCGGACCGCCTCTCGAATCACGTTGAGTTTCATCCGCACGGCCAGATCACGCATCGGCTGCGTCGGCATGATGAAGCTGCGGCCGGAGTAATGGCTGGTCGTGAATCCGCGGCCGCGAGCGATGCCGCTTTCGTCGCTGTAGCCGATGGCCGCGCAGCGGGCGCAGTTGGGCACGGGAATCACGAAATCGGCGTCGGCCGGAGCCTCGCGCGCCAGTTGCCGCCCGAGCGACACGCGATAAGCGTGAACATTCTGTCCGAAGATATCGCTGGACGGGTCGGCGAAATAGACGTGTTCAAAAATGCAGTGAGCGGGGCGAATCGTCCCGGTGTCGACAAAGAACCGGCTTGCGAGTCCGGCATCATTCAGTGTGACGATCTCTCCCGGAGCCACGTCGCGGACGTACTCGGCGTCGACCATGTCCAGCGCGCAGGTCTCGCTGGCAATCACAAACGCCCCGCTGGGAAGCCGGCCGATGCACATCGGGCGCACGCCGAAGGGGTCGCG includes these proteins:
- a CDS encoding Tetratricopeptide repeat protein, encoding MPRSRSASTKTSLAASAARSDLPAWRRIGGPLAICLVGVLAYSNCFQGAYIYDDFHAIQQNSYIRSLRTAFGAPPQSSLAGRPITAASFALTYSLFEYDGRGYHAVNLVIHLLAALALFGVVRRSLQSPVLRDRFAGSAWTLALATAGLWVVHPLQTQAVTYIIQRSESLVGLFYLVTLYCSIRSMHAGRFSGWTVCAVVACAMGMGTKEVMATAPVTTLLVDALLFARSYRVALLKRWSLYLGLAACWFLLIALMATGPRSESVGFGLNEVSALGYFRSQPGVLLHYLMLAIWPRTLVLDYGWLVASSPVEYMVPLLIVSAGGLMTAWGVFRRKLWSLLPASFFIVLAPTSSFVPINDLCFEHRMYLPLAAIILAAVLAMFLLLSRLPFTAQRPISVAACLLAIAALASRTHARNADYHDALHLWSVTVQQRPDNARARSALATEYLNRDRFAESVPHYERAVELEPRNWRYLENLGRAYYKVKRHQESVTAYQKAIELAPWQYTLHFNLGVCFFDMKRYEEAVQSYVRALRCDPKAYQAHFNLANTFQMIGRPREAEAAYRRVLELKPGFEKAVAALERLKQRGGSQAGAPGP
- the purF gene encoding Amidophosphoribosyltransferase, with product MSRQPLPILSDPRATPRQSTTPEVRHHCGLFAVWGHPDAAALTYLGIYAQQHRGQEAAGICSLREGRIDRHAGQGLVTRVFDEAAIERLRGDAAVGHVRYSTTGSCNDANCQPLLVTCASGQVAVAHNGNLINAAALRRQYEDQGAIFQTTSDTEVILHMLADPAHARADDPLASVLRQLNGAYCLLFIFADRIEAARDPFGVRPMCIGRLPSGAFVIASETCALDMVDAEYVRDVAPGEIVTLNDAGLASRFFVDTGTIRPAHCIFEHVYFADPSSDIFGQNVHAYRVSLGRQLAREAPADADFVIPVPNCARCAAIGYSDESGIARGRGFTTSHYSGRSFIMPTQPMRDLAVRMKLNVIREAVRGKRLVVVEDSVVRGTTTRGKMGALRRAGAKAIHLRVASPPIRHPCYYGIDFPDQRELIATDREIEQIRQYLEVDSLAYLSLDGMLSCAKQAAGHYCTACFSGRYPMPVDQPSGKLRFEKHSSMV